A genomic segment from Chloroflexota bacterium encodes:
- a CDS encoding GIY-YIG nuclease family protein: protein MDRGVYLLVLHLPVARSLDVGALGRIAFPAGWYVYVGSAQGPGGLDARLRRHLAPSKRLHWHVDYLRAAADWAGAWGAPLPREWECEWARRLVLWPGAEIPALGFGASDCRCASHLVHFQARPDGEMLRSLTGGAATRWEGA from the coding sequence ATGGACAGGGGTGTGTACCTACTCGTGCTTCACCTGCCCGTCGCCCGCTCGCTGGACGTGGGCGCGCTGGGCCGAATTGCATTCCCGGCCGGCTGGTACGTGTACGTCGGCTCAGCGCAGGGGCCGGGCGGTCTGGACGCCCGCCTGCGCCGCCACCTCGCGCCGTCCAAGCGGCTGCACTGGCACGTGGACTACCTGCGCGCCGCGGCGGATTGGGCGGGGGCGTGGGGCGCGCCGCTGCCCCGCGAGTGGGAATGCGAGTGGGCGCGGCGGCTCGTGCTGTGGCCTGGCGCGGAGATTCCCGCCCTCGGGTTCGGCGCGTCCGACTGCCGCTGCGCGAGCCATCTGGTGCACTTCCAGGCCAGGCCCGATGGCGAGATGCTGCGGTCGCTGACGGGCGGCGCGGCGACGCGCTGGGAGGGAGCCTAG
- a CDS encoding DUF1848 family protein, with translation MRVVISASRRTDLPCCYPKWLADAIRAGEVDVPLPYGRGSRHVSLRPEDVHTIVLWSKDFGPLLANRGDLRDALARYDQCYALFTITGLGGSALEPSVPPWRETVEQLDALVAFVGDARRVAVRFDPIVHWAEAGAVRSNLPFAEPIFRAVAERGITRVVSSFAQMYEKVRRRDWPWHDPPREEKVDIGRRLLALARACGLSLRACCDPFLLEAGAEQSHCIDAALLTALHPRGLAADPRPDKGQRAGCGCTVSVDIGSYRQRCPNGCLYCYANPRSPRRTRRPEEDERPSR, from the coding sequence ATGCGCGTGGTCATTTCCGCGTCGCGCCGCACCGATTTGCCCTGCTGCTATCCCAAGTGGCTTGCCGACGCGATTCGGGCGGGCGAGGTGGATGTGCCTTTGCCCTACGGGCGCGGCTCGCGGCATGTGTCGCTGCGGCCGGAAGATGTCCACACCATCGTCCTGTGGTCCAAGGATTTCGGCCCGCTTCTGGCCAATCGCGGCGACCTGCGCGACGCCCTGGCGCGCTATGACCAGTGCTATGCGCTGTTCACCATCACCGGGCTAGGCGGCTCGGCGCTGGAGCCTTCGGTTCCGCCATGGCGCGAGACCGTGGAGCAACTGGATGCGCTCGTGGCCTTCGTGGGCGATGCGCGGCGGGTGGCCGTGCGGTTTGACCCCATCGTGCACTGGGCCGAGGCGGGCGCGGTGCGGAGCAACCTGCCCTTCGCCGAGCCGATTTTCCGCGCCGTGGCCGAGCGCGGCATCACGCGGGTGGTCTCGTCATTTGCGCAGATGTACGAGAAGGTGCGGCGGCGCGACTGGCCGTGGCACGACCCGCCGCGCGAGGAGAAGGTGGACATCGGGCGGCGTCTGCTGGCCCTGGCGCGGGCCTGTGGCCTGTCGCTTCGGGCGTGCTGCGACCCGTTCCTGCTGGAGGCCGGCGCGGAGCAGTCCCACTGCATAGACGCGGCGCTGCTGACTGCGTTGCACCCGCGGGGCCTGGCCGCCGACCCGCGCCCCGACAAGGGCCAGCGCGCCGGATGCGGCTGCACTGTCAGCGTGGACATCGGCTCGTACCGGCAGCGCTGCCCCAACGGGTGCCTGTACTGCTATGCCAATCCGCGTTCACCGAGGAGGACGCGGAGACCGGAAGAGGATGAACGGCCGAGCCGCTAG